In Coffea eugenioides isolate CCC68of unplaced genomic scaffold, Ceug_1.0 ScVebR1_2484;HRSCAF=3516, whole genome shotgun sequence, a single window of DNA contains:
- the LOC113756779 gene encoding uncharacterized protein LOC113756779: MIWRLVSNVWFSVLVNGTPLRFFKSSRGLRLRDPILLALFVIGAEMLSRALNALDSQRQFTSFRVPPRCPVVTHLAYADDVIIFSRRVRSSLILLKKKAAAIGQILGFQKQAFLVRYLGCPLYVRRQKKVYFADIYNAVAARILSWKNQLLSAGGRVVLVKSVLSSMPIHLLATASPSKGVLAALEKLFANFLWGVSDFGTKFHWI; this comes from the exons ATGATATGGCGCCTAGTGTCTAATGTCTGGTTCTCGGTATTGGTTAATGGCACGCCACTACGCTTTTTTAAGTCATCCCGGGGTCTTCGGCTAAGGGATCCCATATTGCTGGCCTTATTTGTGATTGGAGCAGAGATGCTATCTCGGGCTCTGAATGCTTTAGACTCACAACGGCAGTTCACCTCTTTTAGAGTACCTCCTCGATGTCCCGTTGTAACACACCTGGCATATGccgatgatgtgatcatcttctCCAGGCGAGTGAGATCCTCTCTAATTCTCCTTAAAAAG AAGGCTGCAGCAATTGGTCAGATATTGGGGTTTCAGAAGCAAGCTTTTCTAGTACGCTATCTTGGCTGTCCTTTGTACGTCAGAAGGCAGAAGAAGGTTTACTTTGCAGATATATATAATGCAGTGGCGGCGCGTATTCTATCTTGGAAGAACCAGCTTTTATCGGCTGGAGGTAGAGTGGTGTTGGTTAAGAGTGTTTTATCTTCAATGCCAATACACTTGCTCGCAACTGCTTCTCCTTCAAAGGGGGTTCTTGCGGCTTTGGAGAAGTTATTCGCGAATTTCTTGTGGGGAGTTTCAGACTTTGGGACTAAGTTCCATTGGATCTAG